A region of the bacterium genome:
TTTGTTTGGGTATATTTAGCCATCTGAAGTGAAACAAGAGGTAATGTTTGTCAGGTTCAGGGTTCAAGGAGCAAGGTAGAAAATAAGCCCCCGTGTTCCGTGGTTGGTGAACCGACTGTCTTACTTCAGATGAGTAAATAAATAATTACCCAAAATTTATAAATAGTCTTAAAAATGAACAGTAAAAAGGGGAGAGGATAAAATGATAAAATATAATTTAAAAACATTAATTTCGACAATAATTGCTATTTCTCTCATATTTCCTACCTCAGTGAGTGCTAAAATTACCCCTAAAGAAATAAAAGATAAAAAGGTTGAAGTTATTACTATTAAAAAAGGTGATACCTTATGGGATATAGCTAAAGTTTGTTATAAAAACCCATTTATGTGGAAAAAATTCCAGGAATTTAATATTATTACCAACCCTGATTTGATTTTTCCAGGTGAGAAATTAGTCATTAGCGCTGAAGATGCTAAAAAATTAAAGGAGATATTAGAAAAGAGAGTAATTGAGGTAAAAGAAGAGATAAAAGAAATAAAAGAGAAAAAAGAGATACTTAAGAAGAAAAAAGAAGAAAAACCTGAAAAAGTAGAAGTGATAAAAGAAGTTATCAAAGAAAAAGAAGTTAAAGTTCCTGTTCCAGATGAAGCGCTTCTAAAGAAAATTGCGATGTTAGAACAGGAAATAAAGTTATTAAAAAAAGCAGGGAAAAAAGACGAGAAGCCGCCTCAAAAGGAAATTAGGGTATTAAAAGAGCAGATAACATCTTTACAAGAGGAAGAAGCAATACTACAGGCATCTATCGTTGAATTAGAAGAAAAACTTGCTATAGAAAAAACAGACAAACAAGAATTAGAGGGATTTTCACAATTTCTGGCTGTAGGTATAATGTGTGCAGTTATACTTTTGAATACATTTAAATAATGCTCTGTCATACTTCAATTGATAGATAAAAGGTAATTGTTCACCGCAGAGACGCAGAGAAAGAGAGAGGAAAATATCTTTTTTTTTCGTGTTTTTCGGTGTTTAAAAAGGCTTAAAAACAATTACTCGAAAGTAAGTATTAAAAGATTAATAAACAACGAAAGACCCAAAATGCACAAAAAAAAGGAAATTTCTGTTTCTGGTGAATAGATTTTAATTTTTTGTAACCGTTCAGGGCTATACATTACAGGGCTATACATTAGAAGTGTAAACAAGGAGAAATGGGGAAAAGGGAGAATTAGAGAAATGGCTCAAACTTTTTCTTGCTCCACCCTTCGAACATCAATCTTGGAGTCTGCGAAATTTACCAGTAACCCTATTTCTTTATCCACTGCTCTA
Encoded here:
- a CDS encoding LysM peptidoglycan-binding domain-containing protein, whose amino-acid sequence is MIKYNLKTLISTIIAISLIFPTSVSAKITPKEIKDKKVEVITIKKGDTLWDIAKVCYKNPFMWKKFQEFNIITNPDLIFPGEKLVISAEDAKKLKEILEKRVIEVKEEIKEIKEKKEILKKKKEEKPEKVEVIKEVIKEKEVKVPVPDEALLKKIAMLEQEIKLLKKAGKKDEKPPQKEIRVLKEQITSLQEEEAILQASIVELEEKLAIEKTDKQELEGFSQFLAVGIMCAVILLNTFK